A region of Myxococcaceae bacterium JPH2 DNA encodes the following proteins:
- a CDS encoding type I polyketide synthase — protein MTLPTPPREAPTPLQQAAIAVRDLRARLDALQAAQEEPIAIIGMACRYPGGAHCPTRYWRVLREGQCATRQVPPERWDADAYYDENPDAFWKMTTRQGCFVEQRIDQFDAPFFNMSPREAAMLDPQQRLLLETTWEALENAGVAADRLGGSATGVYVGVITGDYGRIPFQRVEPADLPYMGTGNDMSFAAGRLSYVLGLQGPSMVVATACSSSLATTHLACQALRARECDLALSGGVSLMVFPDTSIVLSKMRATAPDGRSKTFDAAADGFGRGEGCGMLVLKRLSDALRAGDPVLALVRGSAVNHDGQSGGITVPNGPAQEKLLRQALASARLSPRDLDYLEAHGTGTPLGDPIEVRAIDAVFGGDRPAHAPLLIGSVKTNIGHLEAAAGVAGVMKLVLALQHEELPAHLHLRTPNPRIAWDSTRVAVVTRRTPWPRGTRRRLAGVSSFGLSGVNAHLILEEAPAPTQDSCARAVASGPALLTLSARGDEALRELARRHAAWLTGAGQDVSLADVCFSAATGRAQLSHRLALTAASPESVSARLLAFAAGQPAAGMVSGQVMAGRRPRVAFLFTGQGSQYAGMARELYAHEPRFREVLDRCDTLLRSHLEHSLLSVLHAEDAHAGRLDETAYTQPALVAVGIALAELWRHWGVEPAMVLGHSVGELAAAHVAGVLSLEDTLRFAAIRGRLMQALPQRGGMLAVHASEEQLVRAVAPFSREVSIAAVNGPTDGVLAGDSERLRALADAFQREGIECRPLKVSHAFHSPLMEPVLDDLEREVAALRPRVPELPFISTVTGMLAREELSAASYWRRHARETVRFAAGMRAVFAKGVDVLLELGPAPVLLGLGRSCVSDERAQWLPSLRPGRSDLEQTRASLAELWVHGAPVDLARLNAGGRHSRVPLPNYPFQRKRHWMRLRPALGEGTPARHPLLGRRLVSAARVHQFEGALSTEAFTYLAAHRVHDALIVPGATYLEMGVAAGREVLGEGVLCLEDVRFHTPLRLDEDREPRTVQTLVTPAEGPRPASFEVHSLSPGGFTLHASGRLIAASAGVASRHEDPLTLARRCAEGVSVADFYRRIAEQGIEYGATCRAVTRFGRGHQESFGHLALPESLSADASAYVLHPVLLDACFQVLGAIFPEQPAGSLYLPVGLGRLRVHERLGTEVLVHARLDGGPTLSERVHTAHFTLLSPDGRVLAELERLEFQQAPREALLGSSDRVPRSWFYETAWRPMPLPSSTAEAPTSPERWLVLGDADDLGRPVCDALRATGATCLHAVPHPSGPDTLKLELDSLASARRMLSEAGPITGFLHLTALDVPATREVGPDALMSAWRTLLGGALHLVQAASETGTPPRCVLVTRGAQAPHGATRPELACLAGLGKAIAQEHPELRCLRVDLDSTPGADAATQLVAELRQRGDEDEVCLRGGQRLVPRLSRAPEASQGMPRMNLPAEATYLVTGGLGGLGLKVARRLVERGARHIALLGRRPPTVEAGVALRELEAMGAHVVTLQVDLCVESDAAAALASLARTMPPLRGVIHAAAVLEDGMLLQQDLERFGRVLGPKALGAWHLHRLTLAQPLDFFVLFSSVASLLGHAGQSGYVAANAFLDALAHHRHALGLPALAINWGPWSEVGMATTGHGLDRARRLGVTPLSPEQGLAAFEQLLGQLRPQVGVVAVNWPALGRLTATPFFSEVVGEATRSTPGGGDFRRRYAAAPVADQPRLLHEHLGTLVTRVLGLDPSKPLAPEQGLFEAGMDSLMATELRNALQTSLGRSFPASVVFDHPSIEALADHLARELAPVEAPAPPREVLAPDAELDSFLMEVRQMSEADVTDALTTGRAPEAGGSRGVR, from the coding sequence ATGACGCTTCCCACGCCCCCACGAGAAGCTCCCACTCCGCTCCAGCAGGCGGCCATCGCCGTGCGAGACCTGCGCGCGCGACTGGATGCGCTCCAGGCCGCTCAGGAAGAGCCCATCGCCATCATCGGCATGGCGTGCCGTTATCCCGGGGGCGCGCACTGCCCCACCCGCTACTGGCGCGTGCTGCGCGAGGGCCAGTGCGCCACGCGCCAGGTGCCTCCGGAGCGCTGGGACGCGGACGCCTACTACGACGAGAACCCGGACGCGTTCTGGAAGATGACCACGCGGCAGGGCTGCTTCGTGGAGCAGCGCATCGACCAGTTCGACGCGCCCTTCTTCAACATGTCCCCGCGCGAGGCGGCCATGTTGGATCCGCAGCAGCGGCTCCTGCTGGAGACGACCTGGGAGGCGCTGGAGAACGCGGGCGTCGCGGCGGACCGGCTGGGGGGCAGCGCCACGGGCGTGTACGTGGGCGTCATCACCGGCGACTACGGCCGCATCCCCTTCCAGCGCGTCGAGCCCGCGGACCTGCCGTACATGGGCACCGGCAACGACATGAGCTTCGCGGCGGGGCGCCTGTCCTATGTCCTCGGACTCCAGGGGCCGAGCATGGTGGTCGCCACCGCGTGCTCATCCTCGCTCGCCACCACGCATCTGGCGTGTCAGGCCCTGCGCGCGCGCGAGTGCGACCTGGCCCTTTCAGGCGGCGTCAGCCTGATGGTCTTCCCGGATACGAGCATCGTCCTGTCGAAGATGCGCGCCACCGCGCCAGACGGACGCTCGAAGACGTTCGACGCGGCGGCGGATGGGTTCGGGCGAGGCGAAGGCTGCGGGATGCTCGTGCTCAAGCGCCTGTCGGATGCACTGCGCGCGGGAGACCCGGTGCTGGCCCTCGTGCGCGGCTCGGCGGTCAACCATGACGGGCAGAGCGGCGGCATCACCGTCCCCAACGGTCCCGCGCAAGAGAAGCTGCTGCGTCAGGCGTTGGCTTCCGCCCGGCTGTCACCTCGGGACCTGGACTACCTGGAGGCGCACGGCACCGGCACGCCGCTGGGAGACCCCATCGAGGTGCGGGCCATCGACGCGGTGTTCGGCGGCGACCGGCCCGCGCACGCGCCGCTGCTCATCGGCTCGGTGAAGACGAACATCGGGCACCTGGAGGCCGCTGCCGGCGTCGCGGGGGTCATGAAGCTGGTGCTGGCGCTCCAGCACGAGGAACTCCCCGCGCACCTGCACCTGCGCACGCCCAACCCTCGCATCGCGTGGGACTCGACCCGCGTCGCGGTGGTGACACGCCGCACGCCTTGGCCTCGGGGTACGCGCCGCCGTCTCGCGGGGGTCAGCAGCTTCGGGCTCTCGGGCGTCAACGCGCACCTCATCCTCGAAGAGGCGCCCGCGCCAACCCAGGACTCCTGCGCTCGCGCGGTGGCTTCCGGCCCCGCGCTGCTGACGCTCTCGGCGCGCGGCGACGAGGCGCTGCGGGAGCTGGCTCGACGCCACGCCGCGTGGCTGACCGGCGCGGGCCAGGACGTCTCGCTCGCGGATGTCTGCTTCAGCGCGGCCACGGGGCGGGCACAGCTCTCCCATCGACTCGCGCTCACGGCGGCGTCTCCTGAGTCCGTGTCGGCGCGGCTGCTGGCATTCGCGGCGGGACAGCCCGCGGCGGGCATGGTGTCCGGGCAGGTGATGGCGGGACGGCGGCCTCGCGTGGCCTTCCTCTTCACGGGGCAGGGCTCGCAGTACGCCGGCATGGCGCGCGAGCTGTACGCCCATGAGCCGCGCTTCCGCGAGGTGCTCGACCGCTGCGACACGCTCCTTCGCTCGCACCTGGAGCACTCCTTGCTGTCCGTGCTCCATGCCGAGGACGCGCACGCGGGGCGGCTCGACGAGACGGCCTATACCCAGCCCGCGCTCGTCGCGGTGGGTATCGCCTTGGCGGAGCTGTGGCGACACTGGGGTGTGGAGCCCGCGATGGTGCTGGGTCACAGCGTGGGCGAGCTGGCCGCCGCGCACGTGGCCGGCGTCTTGTCCCTGGAGGACACGCTGAGGTTCGCGGCCATCCGAGGCCGCCTCATGCAAGCCCTGCCTCAGCGCGGGGGCATGCTCGCGGTGCACGCCAGCGAGGAGCAGTTGGTGCGCGCCGTGGCCCCATTCTCGCGCGAGGTCTCCATCGCGGCCGTGAATGGCCCCACCGACGGAGTGCTCGCGGGCGACAGTGAGCGGCTGCGCGCCCTGGCGGACGCGTTCCAACGCGAGGGCATCGAGTGCCGACCGCTGAAGGTGTCGCACGCGTTCCACTCGCCGCTGATGGAGCCCGTGCTGGACGACCTCGAGCGCGAGGTGGCCGCGCTCCGCCCTCGCGTCCCCGAGCTGCCGTTCATCTCGACCGTCACCGGGATGCTGGCGCGCGAGGAGCTGAGCGCCGCCAGCTACTGGCGCCGTCATGCTCGGGAGACGGTGCGCTTCGCCGCGGGGATGCGGGCTGTTTTCGCCAAGGGCGTGGACGTCCTCCTGGAGCTGGGCCCCGCTCCCGTCCTGCTCGGCCTGGGGAGGTCCTGTGTGAGCGACGAGCGCGCGCAGTGGCTGCCGAGCCTGCGTCCGGGGCGCTCGGACCTGGAGCAGACGCGCGCGAGCCTCGCGGAGCTGTGGGTGCACGGCGCGCCCGTGGACCTGGCGCGGCTGAACGCTGGGGGGCGGCACTCGCGCGTGCCCCTGCCGAACTACCCGTTCCAGCGCAAGCGTCACTGGATGCGCCTGCGACCCGCGCTGGGCGAGGGCACGCCAGCGCGGCATCCGCTGCTCGGCCGACGGCTCGTCTCCGCCGCGAGGGTGCACCAGTTCGAGGGCGCACTGAGCACCGAGGCCTTCACGTACCTCGCCGCGCACCGCGTGCATGACGCCCTCATCGTCCCGGGCGCCACGTACCTCGAGATGGGCGTGGCGGCTGGTCGTGAGGTGCTGGGCGAGGGAGTGCTGTGCCTGGAGGACGTCCGCTTCCACACGCCGCTGCGACTCGATGAGGACCGCGAGCCACGCACGGTGCAGACGCTCGTCACGCCCGCGGAAGGCCCGCGGCCCGCATCGTTCGAGGTGCACAGCCTCTCCCCAGGCGGATTCACGCTGCACGCCTCGGGGCGGCTCATCGCGGCGAGCGCTGGGGTGGCCTCGCGCCATGAGGATCCGCTGACCCTCGCGAGGCGCTGTGCCGAGGGCGTGTCCGTCGCGGACTTCTACCGGCGCATCGCCGAGCAGGGCATCGAGTACGGCGCCACCTGCCGAGCCGTCACGCGCTTCGGGCGCGGACATCAGGAATCCTTCGGGCACCTCGCCCTCCCCGAGTCGCTGAGCGCGGACGCGTCCGCGTACGTGCTGCACCCCGTGCTGCTCGACGCCTGCTTCCAGGTGCTCGGCGCCATCTTCCCCGAGCAACCCGCCGGCAGCCTCTACCTGCCCGTGGGACTCGGGCGGCTGCGCGTGCACGAGCGTTTGGGCACCGAGGTGCTCGTCCATGCGCGGCTCGACGGCGGGCCCACGCTGAGCGAGCGAGTCCACACCGCGCACTTCACGCTGCTGTCACCCGATGGGCGCGTGCTGGCCGAGCTGGAGCGCCTGGAGTTCCAACAGGCGCCGCGCGAGGCGCTGCTGGGCAGCTCGGACCGAGTGCCCCGGAGCTGGTTCTACGAGACGGCGTGGAGGCCCATGCCCTTGCCCTCCAGCACCGCGGAGGCCCCCACGAGTCCGGAGCGCTGGCTCGTGCTCGGCGACGCGGATGACCTGGGCCGACCGGTGTGCGACGCGCTTCGAGCCACGGGCGCCACCTGCCTCCACGCAGTCCCCCATCCCTCCGGGCCGGACACGCTCAAGCTGGAGCTGGATTCGCTCGCGAGCGCGCGGCGCATGTTGAGCGAGGCAGGGCCCATCACGGGGTTCCTGCACCTGACGGCGCTGGACGTCCCGGCGACCCGGGAAGTGGGCCCGGACGCGCTGATGTCCGCGTGGCGCACCCTGCTCGGCGGCGCGCTCCATCTGGTGCAGGCCGCCTCCGAGACGGGCACCCCACCTCGATGCGTGCTCGTCACGCGCGGCGCGCAAGCGCCTCACGGAGCCACGCGACCCGAGCTGGCGTGCCTGGCGGGGCTGGGCAAGGCCATCGCCCAGGAGCACCCAGAGCTGCGGTGCTTGCGCGTGGACCTCGACTCCACGCCCGGCGCGGACGCGGCCACGCAGCTCGTCGCGGAGTTGCGGCAGCGCGGTGACGAGGACGAGGTCTGCCTGCGCGGTGGACAACGGCTCGTGCCTCGACTGTCGCGCGCGCCCGAGGCATCTCAAGGCATGCCGAGGATGAACCTCCCGGCCGAGGCCACGTACCTCGTCACCGGTGGACTCGGTGGTCTGGGATTGAAGGTGGCGCGACGGCTGGTGGAGCGCGGCGCGCGGCACATTGCGCTGCTGGGCCGACGGCCACCCACCGTGGAAGCTGGCGTGGCGCTGCGCGAGCTGGAGGCCATGGGCGCGCATGTCGTCACGCTCCAGGTGGACCTCTGCGTGGAGTCCGATGCGGCAGCGGCGCTGGCGAGCCTGGCTCGCACCATGCCGCCCCTGCGCGGAGTCATCCACGCCGCGGCGGTGTTGGAGGACGGCATGCTGCTCCAGCAGGACCTGGAGCGCTTCGGCCGGGTCCTGGGCCCCAAGGCCCTGGGCGCCTGGCACCTGCACCGGCTCACCCTGGCCCAGCCGCTGGACTTCTTCGTCCTGTTCTCCTCGGTGGCCTCCCTGCTCGGGCACGCGGGCCAGTCCGGCTATGTGGCCGCCAACGCCTTCCTCGACGCGCTGGCGCATCATCGCCATGCGCTCGGCCTGCCAGCGCTCGCCATCAACTGGGGGCCCTGGTCCGAGGTGGGCATGGCCACCACCGGGCACGGCCTGGACCGCGCGCGCCGCCTGGGCGTCACGCCGCTGTCGCCCGAGCAGGGGCTCGCCGCGTTCGAGCAACTCCTGGGACAGCTGCGTCCCCAAGTGGGCGTCGTGGCCGTGAACTGGCCCGCGCTGGGGCGCCTGACGGCCACGCCGTTCTTCTCCGAGGTCGTTGGCGAAGCGACGCGGAGCACACCCGGTGGCGGCGACTTCCGACGCCGCTACGCCGCCGCGCCCGTGGCGGATCAACCACGGCTGCTGCACGAGCACCTCGGCACGCTCGTCACGCGGGTGCTGGGACTGGACCCCAGCAAGCCCCTGGCCCCTGAGCAGGGATTGTTCGAGGCCGGGATGGACTCGCTCATGGCCACCGAGCTGCGCAACGCGCTCCAGACCTCACTGGGCCGCTCGTTCCCCGCGAGCGTCGTCTTCGACCACCCGAGCATCGAGGCCCTCGCGGACCACCTCGCGCGCGAGCTGGCCCCTGTCGAAGCACCCGCTCCGCCGCGCGAGGTGCTCGCTCCCGATGCCGAGCTGGACTCGTTCTTGATGGAGGTCAGGCAGATGTCCGAGGCCGATGTGACGGACGCGCTCACCACCGGCCGCGCACCCGAGGCCGGCGGCTCCCGAGGTGTCCGGTGA